The sequence ctataaatctagcattttagtcttttatttttattttttttgtccaaggaagcattttattcatctagttttagtcaagaaaaactcaacgttttagtctaattttagtcaggacaattattttatccgtttacattttttttttctggcagcagATATTGTTTAACataacatttcggatctaaaaaaaactatttcacataaaatgtttgcatctttttgatgaaaaacaatttgacacacaattacagtgtatcaacaagtggctactatggctgtATGCTATGAGCTaccaagttagccagcattagttagcggtcagattaacagtttgttggaacgttataaccgttggattaatgtaacattataactataatttactttttttttttaacctttcaccacgATTCCACTTcccgtctgtcccatgtgtttgtgcattttgCACTCGTTAGCTAAAGATTTGAAATGGGGCGTGTCAcgtgtgtcacatgaccatgTCACATTGATAGATTAGCTGAGAtgaaattttacaaaatcatgattttactcttgtttttgttcatgaactaaaatgtccatcgatttttagtccactttttatgaagtgaagtgcattttcttcttgtcttcattagtcgacaaaaatgcattCTGATTTAGCGCCACTTATGAGGGTTtgagtctagtctagtctacttttcgtccggtgaaaaatgtgtgttgacattttggtttggttttcctTGGCGAAATGAACACTACTCACCATAGATGGACTTGGAGGTGTCTGGGTACGACCCGGCCAAGTTTGAGCCAGCAGCCTCGGCTGCGAGCTTCTTGCTGTCCATCCTCTCTGCGTCCCCGCTGCTCGCGTGCCTTTTGACCGGCAGCTGTGGAGAGACGGGGAAGGCGGGCGTGGAAGGCGGCTGGGCCTGACGAGAAGTAGCCCCCAACTCATCAGGGGTACCGTGGCCAGCGCCGCCCGCTGCAGCGCGCCGCCCTGTCAGGGGGCTGGCGGGCGGCACGCTCGTTTTGGGGTTTCGGCCAATTAAGGGGCTGGAGGggatgctgccacctgctgccgGAGGCGTGCGTCTGACCGGCGAAGGACTAGCTTGGCCCAGGTGCCTTTGGAGGGCGGGGCTTGGGGGAGTGTTGGTGGCCACCGTGCGGTGGAGGGTGTTGGGGCTACCGGGGATGGTGTGGACGCCCATGATGTTGACCTGGGAGCCATCAGGGGAGGCGTATGTGTGAGGGTAAAATGCTGCTGGGCTGTGGTCGGAAGAACCGTATCTCCTTTTGAGAAAGAACAACAAACATTATTCTTCTATCTGCATGAAAGCTTCAAGGTTTTAGTTTATTtctctttatttgtttattttctcagCCCGTGAGCTTTAAGTGTCAGTCGTACACAAATACGCACCCTTCGGGACTGTGTCCGGGACTGCTGGAGGTGAGAGGGCCGCTGAATTGCTGTGCTCGAAATTCCACAAAACCACGATTATCTACATTGGATGGAAAACACATCAGCacatgtaaaaacaacaacaatatgaaTACTAGTCTTGCACAGcttaaaaacataattttaggaataaaaattagggcacaaaaaaaacaacacaaacctTTATCCAGTATGTTCGGTTTGGTAGATTAAATTTGTAATAATCCAgtccaaatgtcatttttctttGAGCTTGTTTTGGCATATGGCTAACATGATGGCTACGTGCTAGCTAACTTTGCGTATTAGCCAACAGGCTAATCTTGAAGTATTCCACGAAAGTAAACTAAATCAAAATCATGAAGTACTTGCTTTCAGAAAGTAATTTTACTTCCAACATATTTCAATCCTGTGAGgtcaaaatgttaatattatttGAGTTGTCCTGAGCTTGTTGAGGCATATGGTTAGCATGAGAGCCAGGCTACGTGCTTGCTAACTTTGCGCATTAGCCCACAGGCTAATCCAGAAGTATTCCACTGAAGTTaaccaaatcaaaacaattaaCTACTCGCTTTCAGAAAGTAATTTTACTTCCAACATATTTCAATCCAGTGAGGTCAACATGTTAATATTCTTTGAGTTGTCATGAGCTTATTTAGGCATTTAGTTAGCATGATAGCCAGACTACGTGCTAGCTAACTTTGCGCATTAGCCAACAGGCTAATCTTGAAGTATTCCATTGAAGttaatcaaatcaaaacaattaaCTACTCGCTGTCAGAAAGTAATTTTACTTCCAACATATTTCAATCAGTGAGGTCAACATGTTAATATTCTTTGAGTTGTCATGAGCTTGTTGAGGAATATGGTTAGCATGATAGCCAGGCTACGTGCGACTACTTGCGAATGTAACGAATTTCGGGTTTTTATCAGGAGTTCTAAGATATTCACAGTCAGTTTTTACTTGTAAACCCATTTGGAACATATACAGACAAATTttcactgcaaagatctttGGAGCTACATTTGCACgtatttgtcactcagtgagatatggggaacttttcatttatggatcgacTTAAATGtctactttataaaaaaaaataggaactccctacactttttattaaaaataaattaaatcaagaaattatgttgaacttttagaaaactttattagaaatctttagggatctatttattttcttttttttttcctttttctttttttaatttagcttaacacatgctaatggcCCTGGAAgatctgcaatttttgttaaaatttttttatcggcttgaaatattggttatcggcctccttgactacaaataatctgtatcggtatcggccttgaaaaaaacatatcggtctatcactagtagttactacaaaaattggccagcaggtggcagtggagtataagagatcagtcagggccatgttgcaacaagctctttgtgtcagtgttttcaccaggattgTGAATACTGacaaaactttgctatattctaatgctaattgctgcaaaacagaaacagataaatatatatatatgtatttttcctgatgaatgaagagacgctaatctttattttggtaggttccattaaGGGctacacgatattggaaaatcatgtgatatgcaatatagttggtgaatagatagatagatattattgcgatatttaacatgtacctaaataaattacattgttattatctaatgaaagaatgaaatgtttacatgcagaaaataagcaaactcaatatattcttagttaattaattgtaattactaggggtgtgaattgcctagtacctgacgattcgattcgtatcacgattcataggtcacgattcgattcgataccgattaatcccaatatgaatttataagtcgattgttgcaatttttttcattcaaatttagaaaatgctaatcagtaaacttgtagagtgtaagatttgtatgaaaatgtattatttatttatctgaaacttcagtcttatacaggttgtaatctatttcatgcttgaacagcattaaaataaaatattaaggcttaatgttacgttcataaaacattcttccatgcttaaggtgtgaacccaaacccaaagtaagatgttttgttgaatttttttccattaaaaatggaagtttaaaaatcgattcagccgcctattgaatcgattcgagaattgcgcgatgtcgtatcgcgatatattgccgaatcaatttttttaacacccctagtaattaccTTTCGAtactgttcaactattggatggcggtgcagTTTTTAGTTAGCAGCTGAAtggtcaaattcaaataaaagcataaaattccaaatgaaaaatattgcatgtctttgcgatatgcatattgcatgggccaatatctcaatatcgatatttttttcaatatattctGCAGCCctttgttttatagcaatacaacacaatattctctgtgtgggcaaaatcagccaaaatgtctgcaagtgaatgagttaatatctgaGAGTAATTCTCACCAGAGCCTCCAAAAGTAGGGCTGTTGTTGGCAAACCTCTCGATATCATTATCCTCAAACGCTTCCTGGTAGCTGTGCACGGTACCCTGCCAGTAAAGAGTCACGCAAACAGaatcagaagaaaaacaaacggaATATTCAACAATgctgatccatttttttttttgtctgggagGATGAAATTGATCAATGTACCTCTCTGGGTCTTCCTCCTGCTTTGTGGGCCAGACTGTTGCTGAAATCTGTTGACCGGCTATCTGGCCTGTTGTCATGGCCACTGTGGTAATGACCCTCACTGGTGGTCCGACGCCGGCCCGTCTCCTGGCACACTTCCGGGGTCATTCCCCTGGAGCGTACCCCTGAACACCCCCCCGCAAAACACGTGAAATAACGTGGCCAACCATAATTACTTATTGTCAAAACAATTTGGAAGCAATGTGATAAATGTTGTACAGTATAAATgatgtgtggaaaaaaagttaaaaaaaggaAGCAACTGAAAGTGAGCGGGGGATTGGACAAACCAGAGAAGGAATAGGAGCGATGGCGGTCAGATTGTTGCGGTGTTATGCTTTCACTGATGCCCCGGATACGAGCGTTGTACTCTGATGCCGGGGCAGGAGGTCGGGTGGTGGATGGTGGACAGAAAGAAGGAAGAAGGTGAGAAGACGTGCAGAGGAAGAAGCAATGGTGGGAAAGGGTTGTCCCATCAGCACAACACAAACAGAgaataaaaaacacaacaaaaaaactgactgAATAGAAAATCTGAAATGTGAAAGAACATTGAAAGgggtacttgactcattcagtcattttcatcagtaagaagataatattttgtctagatttAATATTACAactgttatttttcatgaacaatttataccgttttcaaaaaaattgccacttgctgttgactcactgatctgtatatatgactggatagcccataTGCGCTGTGCAAGCCGCTGAacccacagggcggccatcttactcccatcttgcgagcagactactgtacagAACTACTACTGTACAAAATTATCTGACACGTTTGtaggtttaataaaagaaaaataaagtaaagaaaaaaaaagtgattttattttggaaaggtacgtataatgccatttttttttcattataatgcctttttgttttgtttctggatagtgccattatttttggtttctttttcagttgatGCCATGAATTGGACTGGTGAACATGGCGCTTTCATTGAGGAAACGTCTCAAAACAAACGAACGTGTAACTGCAACACAACGAGCGTTCGTTCCGTTTGCGCTTCAAATTTGGTCGACATGATCCCGTACCAGCTCATAACACCATCTTGCTATGGGTTGATAAACAACATCCACAATGAAAGCGCCATGTTCACCAATCCAATTCATGGCatcaactgaaaaagaaaccaaaaaataatggcactatacagaaacaaaacaaaaaggtatatgaaaaaaatggcattatatgtacttttcgaaaataaaaacacttttttattctttactttgtcttttattaaacctacaaatgtgttaGATCCTACATAAtacgtacgtacgtacgtacgtacgtacATATTAGACATATACATCTCGTAGGCTCTTAGTTTAGTGCCGGGGGGCgcggtggtcactattttttaacaagtgaacggtatgtgctgctttcaaGATCCCCTTTTTCTTTAATCGCTCAGTTCCCCAATATTAGATCTGGCAgatgcatcttttgttgaatcacagttataattctttcataaaaaatatacaagtttcctcctgtaagcaacattaagcatatcatttatccatgtatttaaggcaatttgtaaaatgtcttaagtcctcttgtttatctatccatccatccatccatccatttttcgaaccgcttactcctcacaagggtcacggggggtgctggagcctatcccagctggctatgggcagtaggcggggtacaccctggactggttgccagccaatcgcagggcacacagagacgaacaaccatccacactcacatgcacacctagggacaattcgggggcccaattaacctgccatgcatgtctttggaatgtgggaggagaccagagtacccggagaacacccacgcaggcatagggagaacatgcaaactccacccaggaaggccagagcatggactcgaacccgagtccttgtttttaaacatattgatttttttgtatatgaaaaataattgcgtaaatttaatcaattcaagtcaaaatattaactttgtattgctgtaaatggctcaatgagacaCGTATCCCTTTTTAACGCAACTGAGTAATGATGCAGCGTGTTGGGGGGGGTAAGACAGCAGACAGGaaggtacagtacagtatatgcaaCTTCAGTCCACTGGGAGGCAGCATCGAGCTTCCAATGAGGTTACATAAATGTGAACTCATAGAAGCCGGGATCTCAAAACCTTCCTGCACTCTCAAgtcttgacttttatttttattttagctaaTTTAGAGCTAATTATATGCGCACGTCTGATCTCATTGGGGGAACTTGAGTTGAAACTTTACAGATGAAACTCTGACTCCAGTCAGAAATTTAATACACCAAGCCTTGTCAGACATCTCAATGATGCGATTAGGGTTACACTTTGGCACGGTCCAACCTTACCAGCAATGCGGTGAGCCACCAGGCCCTCGAGGTTCAACGCTCCCTCCTCGGCATCCTGCTCTCGGGCCAAAGAGGAAGACGAGGCGTCCTTGGGTTGAGGGGTGAGAGCCGGAAGCGGAGAGGATGACTCGCTGCAGCCCGGGTAGGGAGACGAGCTCTGTAGATCCGGCGAGTGGGCCGCCGCGTACGAGTTGGCGGGCTTCGACAGCGGATCCGAAGGGGGGAACTGCTGAACTGCTTGACGGGAGTACGTGTAGGGCTCGGGCGTGTGCGTCGGGGTGATGTTTTGGTGCTGCAAAAGCAaggttgttttagttaactaaaactaacacaaaaaactaaaactaaaattcaacaacaatttcattaatgaaatcaaaaacgaaaatgctttttaaaaaaccaaaactaactgaaactacattttatttttataaaaattaacttaaagacgctgtctgccagtttcactctggaaaaggcactttttaaatacaggatgcacacactttaactccttttcagtctactcctctaggcttaagttaatgtatggttgtgatttttttaatttacccccCAAACTCCAGcctatattttaccattttgtgtttgttttgtcaacaacgggaCGTTTCTGGGTGGTGTCTGTGGACAGACGGTTGTTTCCCCCTTCACCCAATCCCAGAGCGGGGGTTGGGAGTGGGCGTGGCTGGAGCAGCGGGGGGCGTGTAAGCAGACGGGTTGTTTGTTTACGAGTAGAGTGATTAGAGTGATCAGAGGCAGGGGGTGTGAACGTTGAGCTCGtgtgggttgagccatgggaggcgcccattttgaattgtttgtttacaaacagaaacggttcgtttactaacagaaactgtcaaacctactgacaggccctttaaaaactaacaaactatagCAAAAGTATCActtgttttagtctttagtcATTaacttaatgcatgagcctttggggttgatgattttaaacgtgattttaagtcgatttattttgatattaactggaataaggaacgtttgaaagtgtgtcacacagaagtgacgtcatctaacagcagccaatagaaaagcaccgaaAGATGACGTTGAtcccgtgctttttttttttttaaattacgcacaatacacataaaaaaacaatactgaaactaaaacaaataaaacgaataaataactaaaactaataaaaactaaccaaactaccctgaaaagtaattaaaactgtaaaaaaaagtaagaataaaaaaaaaactcaaaacgaaagcaaaactaactaaaatgaaaaattccaaaagtatAACACTGCTGCAAAGCAagcttattttagttaattaaaactcatgaaaaaactaaaaataaaattcgaaaaactattttcataatgacataaaataaaagcgaaaatgctttttaaaaaacgaaaactaattgaaactacattttatgtttaaaaacaaataactaaaactaactaattatagcaaaaatgtccttccttttagtctttggtaattcatttaatgcgtGAGCCTTTTGGGctgatttttaaatgattttaagtagatttgttttgatatcaaccggaataaggatgtttgaaagtgtgccacacagaagtgacatcatctcgcaggagccaatagaaaagcaccctcAAGATCaatgttgtcacagattacttgaaaaagtaatgTGATTACTGATTACGCCTCAAAAAAGTAATctcgttactttactgattactttattgttaaagtaactaagttactcaaaaagtaacttatcagttactttttagtaccaatttcccccctttgctgccttaacataaaaatgacaaccgggtacataaataaaacttataaaaatgcatgaacttgaaacatgaacatgtttctttgtttctgtttctctgGTTTTACAATACATAAATTGTTGTAGTATAACACATTACACCTGCAGGCTGGTTACAAACTGTAACcataacatttacatgtaggctggttgcaactgtaacattttctattttctcaAGTACCAGAACTGAACTACAGGCATGCAGATAggctttattaatattattattattattattattattattatttatttttattctttgacgTAACCGGCAAACCTCCTCCGTTATTTTGCCGTTAATGTCTTTGATTGGTCAATCAGAAGAGCGACAAAATGCCATGGTTGCTTGTACTTTACTCGCGGGTTTGAATAAcccaaatgtgcatgtttactcCACTGCTCGAGAGCAGTTCGTTAGCTTCGCGGCcagttagcatcacaaactcaagCCAACTAGATGGTGAGTTACCGGTCACGGTAAAACAGTCTTTTGCCATGTCTTCGCGTATATCTGCGCATCCTCTCAACTTTATCGGCAACAGTTTtcctgcacaatttgcaaacGACTGTATGTTTTTGCATCCTATCTGACAGTAACAACCTCCACACGATGAAGGTAGCTCACTTTGCCGACAAAACTGGCTGTGTAGCTCACAGCCTCACACGCTCCGACTCTTTATAAAGGAAATGTAGAACTGCTATTGTATCGTTATTGAAAGAAAGTAATCAGATCacagtaacgcgttactttgtAACGCGTTAGTGGCAACACTGCTCAAGATGACCtggctcccatgctgttttttttttttttttaaagtgttcacaagtcatacacatttaaaaaaaaaactaaaactaatactgaaactaactaaaactaagcatgtaTTATATAAGTAAAACTAATaagaactaacaaaaccaccccgaaaaattaaaactaacccaatttaaaaaacaaagctcaaaacaaaatcaaaactaacccaaatgggaaaaattccaaaactataacaaccctgCATGCTACAAAGTGGGGCTTGCCCTTTGAGGGCAGTTTACCGGAGAATCCAGAAGAGTCTGGTTGGGAAAAGTTCTCCCAGAGGCGCGTAGCGGCGGCGGCTGCTGGAACGTATTGTTGAACGAGCCCGAGGAGCCGTATCCGTGGATGGCCTCGTCCGCTTGGTACGAGGGCCTTGCCAGTGTCTGGGAGAAGGGCACGGGTGACGAATTCGGGATCTTTTCCCCGGAGGGGGCGCTGCGAGACTTGGACATGTGCGAGTTGACGGGGTCCAGGTCCAGCATGAGCATGTTGAGCGCTTCGATGGACTGCTCGATGTCCCGTTGAGAAGCCGCCGAGCAGGGGAAATGCGGCAAGCTGTGGGTGGACTGGAGGGGCGGGCCGAAAGGATCGTCGGGGAGGCTGTGCTGGTGCCACGCGCTCAGCAGCCCCCTCTGAACGGCCTCCCGGCTACTGGTGCTCCTCTCGGGGGCCCTGGGCATTAGCTTGGAGTCGGACTCGGGACTACTCGTCGGCGGGTTACCGAAAGACTGCGAACGGTACATTCCGCTTCCGTTCTGGTAATTGTTATACGACGGTGACGCCGAGGAACTGCGCTCCTGGATTGCGGAGGCCGTTTGCATCCCGTGCACGGGCATCTCGCTCAACGTATCGCTCAGGACACCTGCTTGCAGGTAGGTGCCGTCGTTCTGACCGGTGATGGCGGTTTGTGACGGATAGTAGAGGTCGGCCGGTGTGGCTCGACCCTCTAAGGATGACAGCGTGCCCAAACTGTCGGCGCTATTTCCCTCCTGGCTATTGGGGAGCTCGTCATCCAGAATATCCGTCTCCCGCGCGTCTGAGGGAGGGGCGCCGATAATGAGCCTGGCGTTGACGTGCACCTGTGCAGGGACCAGGTGCCGGACGCCGCCTCCCGGACTGGTTGACAAGTAAGCCTGCGGTGGATGGGCGGGCACCTCGAGTCCGCCGAGAAGCTGATCGAGTTCTCGCTTCTCGTGCGGGCTGAGGGACGGGTGGTGGTGGCTGACGGGCGGGTTGGCGTGGCTGGAACCCCCCTGCGGAGGCTGGCCGTGCTCCTCGGTGCGGTCGGTCTTGACGGAGGCAGTGGAGTTGCCCGAGTCGCTGCTCACGGATAGGGTGTGGTCGACGGCGGGTGGTAGAGAGGCATGGCCCGTTACGGGCAGGGTGTGCTCAGACGCTTGAAGGGGGTGGTTGGGGTGTTGCAAAGGGTTCTCCGGGGCGCTCAGGGGGTCTCCGCGGAGCGGGAGGCTGTTGATGGTGACCACTCCCTCCAGGGAGTCTTTCTTGCGGACCTGCGCATAGAGGCTTCCGTCAAGTGGACCTTGACTGTGAACAACATCTGAaagacagatttaaaaaaaaaaaaaaaaaaaaggaaaaagatcaaactagtgttaatttcatcaacaaaccaaaccaaaataattttgtcaacacacatttttcaccggactataaactactagactagactagactaaagccctcattcataaacaataactgggactaaatcagtatgcattttcatcgatTAATGAAAACGAgaggaaaatgtacttcacttcataaaaactgaactgaaatctatggacattttagctcatgaacaaaaacgagacaaaaattatatgatgttgtaaaatcttgtctctgctaatctgtcacacacacaaaaaaagtgaattataGTTAgaacttaacattaatccaacagctataacgttccaacaataatgttaatgcaactgctaactaatgtgggctaacttactagctcatagcatggagccctAATAGCCGCTGTAATTGTGTgccgagtttttttttattttatcaaaatgatgagaacattttatgtgaaacaGCTTTTgatccgaaaaggttcaatataaactgctgacaaaaaaagggTTAAAATGATTGTACTAACTAAAACTTTGAcagtttgttgactaaaactagatgaacaaaattgtttttcttggactaaaataaagactaaaatgcttgatttatagtccactaaataataataataataataataataataataataataataataataataatggactaaataaaaatgggttgaggttgactaactgtgataaaaactgacaagcatgactgaaattggactaaaactgagactacatttaaaaatggcagacagaaTTAACAATTAGATTAAACCTCGTGTACTTCTGTCATGGCAGTTCTCTGCACACactataaaaatgtctgtaaaaTTGGGACATAAAAaactttaaatacaaaaacaatgaagCATTGTTTACATGAATGTTGTAaaactctgaaacaaaactgttaATTTGAcaataagaaaatgttaaaaggatccctatttttgtcatttatacagataaactgtaaaacaaaaaaaaagggatatACAAGTAAAATGACATCTTAGGAGTGTTAGAATAACTTTTTGTCAGTAGGTTCTTTGgtacatggttaaaaaaaaaaaatccatatttttttacaaaaaatatctggCAGCTGTGGTTCCCAGAATAATTGTGTAATATTACAATAGAAATGTAAAAAGTTGTCAGTTGTGGTTGCAAaaattattctgtaaaaaaaaataaaaaaatagtgtgcAAATAtaaataacttgtatattgtgtatatatagcaGAACTGTAATCTTTAAACTTGTAGATTGCTTTAagttataaataaaaaactacagAATGGTG is a genomic window of Festucalex cinctus isolate MCC-2025b chromosome 2, RoL_Fcin_1.0, whole genome shotgun sequence containing:
- the tns1a gene encoding tensin-1 isoform X1 — its product is MARLNWCLAAVISWGKFLFACFFPLRGFKRDKPDDLEGVHTHSFKLKPFKKAKSCDICKQAITKEGLICKACQLSCHKKCEVKVTTACQTNYELPPTPQLPLKHVDTPGSARSYKSAEIKRKQSRSQSMVQDMEESYEVELVYITERIISFSFPSTAEERSYIAHLKEVAAMLRSKHGEHYLVLNLSELRNDLATLNPKVLEFGWPDHHAPPLDKICSMCKAIDTWLNGDPHNVVVLHNKGNRGRTGVVVAAYMHYSNISASADQALDRFAMRRFYEDKALPMGQPSQRRYVRYFNGLLSGHIKINNKPLFLHHVIMHGIPNFESKGGCRPFLKIYQAMQPVYTSGIYNVQGDGNTSICITIEPGLLLKGDILLKCYHKRYRNPSRDVVFRVQFHTCAIHDLGVVFGKSELDETFKDDRFPEYGKVEFVFSYGPQKIKGLGHLENGPSVCVDYNTQDPLIRWDSYENFSHRCEGAADDQHDVVHSQGPLDGSLYAQVRKKDSLEGVVTINSLPLRGDPLSAPENPLQHPNHPLQASEHTLPVTGHASLPPAVDHTLSVSSDSGNSTASVKTDRTEEHGQPPQGGSSHANPPVSHHHPSLSPHEKRELDQLLGGLEVPAHPPQAYLSTSPGGGVRHLVPAQVHVNARLIIGAPPSDARETDILDDELPNSQEGNSADSLGTLSSLEGRATPADLYYPSQTAITGQNDGTYLQAGVLSDTLSEMPVHGMQTASAIQERSSSASPSYNNYQNGSGMYRSQSFGNPPTSSPESDSKLMPRAPERSTSSREAVQRGLLSAWHQHSLPDDPFGPPLQSTHSLPHFPCSAASQRDIEQSIEALNMLMLDLDPVNSHMSKSRSAPSGEKIPNSSPVPFSQTLARPSYQADEAIHGYGSSGSFNNTFQQPPPLRASGRTFPNQTLLDSPHQNITPTHTPEPYTYSRQAVQQFPPSDPLSKPANSYAAAHSPDLQSSSPYPGCSESSSPLPALTPQPKDASSSSLAREQDAEEGALNLEGLVAHRIAGVRSRGMTPEVCQETGRRRTTSEGHYHSGHDNRPDSRSTDFSNSLAHKAGGRPREGTVHSYQEAFEDNDIERFANNSPTFGGSDNRGFVEFRAQQFSGPLTSSSPGHSPEGRYGSSDHSPAAFYPHTYASPDGSQVNIMGVHTIPGSPNTLHRTVATNTPPSPALQRHLGQASPSPVRRTPPAAGGSIPSSPLIGRNPKTSVPPASPLTGRRAAAGGAGHGTPDELGATSRQAQPPSTPAFPVSPQLPVKRHASSGDAERMDSKKLAAEAAGSNLAGSYPDTSKSIYADGYPDIKMNVKFVQDTSKFWYKPDISREQAINVLKDREPGAFVIRDSHSFRGAYGLALKVACPPPMVQQSKKVADLSNELVRHFLIETSPKGVRLKGCPNEPYFGCLSALVYQHSMTPMALPCKLMIPTKDPNEEALELATPTDPVVELLKQGTVQKLPEDSYASNVLYINSVDMESLTGPQAIGKAISQTLATNPLPSATVVHCKVSPQGVMLTDSHRKIFFRRHYPLSTITYCDTDPQDRRWGQESGCSLRLFGFVARKQGSTTDNVSHLFAELDPDQPASNIVSFLSKMMRR
- the tns1a gene encoding tensin-1 isoform X2, whose protein sequence is MPSVSLSLPSALAGRARTWVCLSCMFWPDDLEGVHTHSFKLKPFKKAKSCDICKQAITKEGLICKACQLSCHKKCEVKVTTACQTNYELPPTPQLPLKHVDTPGSARSYKSAEIKRKQSRSQSMVQDMEESYEVELVYITERIISFSFPSTAEERSYIAHLKEVAAMLRSKHGEHYLVLNLSELRNDLATLNPKVLEFGWPDHHAPPLDKICSMCKAIDTWLNGDPHNVVVLHNKGNRGRTGVVVAAYMHYSNISASADQALDRFAMRRFYEDKALPMGQPSQRRYVRYFNGLLSGHIKINNKPLFLHHVIMHGIPNFESKGGCRPFLKIYQAMQPVYTSGIYNVQGDGNTSICITIEPGLLLKGDILLKCYHKRYRNPSRDVVFRVQFHTCAIHDLGVVFGKSELDETFKDDRFPEYGKVEFVFSYGPQKIKGLGHLENGPSVCVDYNTQDPLIRWDSYENFSHRCEGAADDQHDVVHSQGPLDGSLYAQVRKKDSLEGVVTINSLPLRGDPLSAPENPLQHPNHPLQASEHTLPVTGHASLPPAVDHTLSVSSDSGNSTASVKTDRTEEHGQPPQGGSSHANPPVSHHHPSLSPHEKRELDQLLGGLEVPAHPPQAYLSTSPGGGVRHLVPAQVHVNARLIIGAPPSDARETDILDDELPNSQEGNSADSLGTLSSLEGRATPADLYYPSQTAITGQNDGTYLQAGVLSDTLSEMPVHGMQTASAIQERSSSASPSYNNYQNGSGMYRSQSFGNPPTSSPESDSKLMPRAPERSTSSREAVQRGLLSAWHQHSLPDDPFGPPLQSTHSLPHFPCSAASQRDIEQSIEALNMLMLDLDPVNSHMSKSRSAPSGEKIPNSSPVPFSQTLARPSYQADEAIHGYGSSGSFNNTFQQPPPLRASGRTFPNQTLLDSPHQNITPTHTPEPYTYSRQAVQQFPPSDPLSKPANSYAAAHSPDLQSSSPYPGCSESSSPLPALTPQPKDASSSSLAREQDAEEGALNLEGLVAHRIAGVRSRGMTPEVCQETGRRRTTSEGHYHSGHDNRPDSRSTDFSNSLAHKAGGRPREGTVHSYQEAFEDNDIERFANNSPTFGGSDNRGFVEFRAQQFSGPLTSSSPGHSPEGRYGSSDHSPAAFYPHTYASPDGSQVNIMGVHTIPGSPNTLHRTVATNTPPSPALQRHLGQASPSPVRRTPPAAGGSIPSSPLIGRNPKTSVPPASPLTGRRAAAGGAGHGTPDELGATSRQAQPPSTPAFPVSPQLPVKRHASSGDAERMDSKKLAAEAAGSNLAGSYPDTSKSIYADGYPDIKMNVKFVQDTSKFWYKPDISREQAINVLKDREPGAFVIRDSHSFRGAYGLALKVACPPPMVQQSKKVADLSNELVRHFLIETSPKGVRLKGCPNEPYFGCLSALVYQHSMTPMALPCKLMIPTKDPNEEALELATPTDPVVELLKQGTVQKLPEDSYASNVLYINSVDMESLTGPQAIGKAISQTLATNPLPSATVVHCKVSPQGVMLTDSHRKIFFRRHYPLSTITYCDTDPQDRRWGQESGCSLRLFGFVARKQGSTTDNVSHLFAELDPDQPASNIVSFLSKMMRR